One Micromonospora sp. FIMYZ51 genomic window carries:
- a CDS encoding thiamine phosphate synthase, with the protein MPPISGVVLLTDRRMLPRGGELVRTVAAAVAGGVRWVLLRELDLPRTERLALAGELRPILAEAEGILAVAGPDPLIDTDTLPAGPPVVLHLSAAGPYPPPAADLVGRSCHDEAELRRLSTEDYVTLSPVYPTRSKPGYGPPLRPDGLADLIRLSPVPALALGGIETPAQVRACVEAGAAGVAVLGAIMRATDPAQTAAALTTAFHQAATPKPQSRQLPTGKATTGLRPTVSTEGSSLTARSGHGRPQPSTATTEGET; encoded by the coding sequence CTGCCACCGATCTCAGGGGTGGTGCTGCTCACCGATCGGCGGATGCTGCCCCGGGGCGGGGAGTTGGTGCGGACGGTGGCGGCGGCGGTGGCGGGGGGAGTGCGCTGGGTGCTGCTGCGGGAGCTGGACCTGCCGCGGACCGAGCGCCTCGCGCTCGCCGGTGAGCTGCGGCCGATCCTGGCCGAGGCCGAGGGCATCCTCGCCGTCGCCGGACCCGACCCCCTGATCGACACCGACACCCTGCCTGCCGGCCCGCCGGTGGTGCTGCACCTGTCGGCGGCCGGTCCCTACCCGCCGCCGGCCGCCGACCTGGTCGGCCGGTCCTGTCACGACGAGGCGGAGCTACGCCGGCTCAGCACCGAGGACTACGTGACCCTCTCGCCGGTGTATCCCACCCGGTCCAAGCCCGGTTACGGCCCGCCCCTGCGTCCCGACGGACTGGCCGATCTGATCCGGCTGAGCCCGGTACCGGCCCTCGCCCTCGGTGGCATCGAGACCCCGGCCCAGGTACGCGCCTGTGTCGAGGCGGGCGCGGCCGGAGTCGCCGTCCTCGGCGCCATCATGCGCGCCACCGACCCGGCACAGACCGCCGCCGCCCTGACCACCGCCTTCCACCAGGCAGCCACCCCGAAGCCGCAGAGCCGGCAGCTCCCGACCGGGAAGGCCACGACGGGGCTGCGGCCGACCGTGTCCACAGAGGGATCAAGCCTGACCGCCCGGAGTGGGCACGGTCGGCCGCAGCCGTCAACCGCAACCACTGAGGGAGAGACGTGA
- a CDS encoding ABC transporter ATP-binding protein has translation MIRLSEVSRTFDGRAGRVEALRGIDLDVAEGEFVAVLGRSGCGKSTLLRLIAGLLPVTSGEITVGGTPVTGPRPDIAMLFQRPALLPWRTVLDNVLLPVEIFGWKRADHRDRARQLLEVAGLAGFEKRLPHELSGGMQQRVSLCRSLIGDPRVMLMDEPFSALDALTREELAGELQRVHMRNGATIVFVTHSIDEAVLLADRVVVLSPRPGRLRKIVEVTVPRPRTLGRNAHLADVAQISADLHELLMERDQPATAAAEGR, from the coding sequence ATGATCCGTCTGTCCGAGGTGTCCCGCACCTTCGACGGCCGCGCCGGCCGGGTCGAAGCGCTGCGTGGCATCGACCTCGACGTGGCCGAGGGCGAGTTCGTCGCCGTACTCGGCCGCTCCGGATGCGGCAAGTCCACCCTGTTGCGGCTGATCGCCGGCCTGCTGCCGGTCACCTCGGGCGAAATCACCGTCGGTGGCACACCGGTCACCGGGCCGCGCCCGGACATCGCCATGCTGTTCCAGCGACCGGCTCTGCTGCCGTGGCGTACGGTCCTGGACAACGTCCTGCTGCCGGTGGAGATCTTCGGCTGGAAGCGCGCGGACCACCGGGACCGGGCCCGGCAACTGCTGGAGGTCGCCGGGCTGGCCGGCTTCGAGAAGCGGCTGCCGCACGAGCTCTCCGGCGGCATGCAGCAGCGGGTGTCGCTGTGCCGGTCGCTGATCGGCGACCCCCGGGTGATGTTGATGGACGAGCCGTTCTCCGCGCTGGATGCGCTCACCCGGGAGGAACTGGCCGGCGAGCTGCAACGGGTGCACATGCGCAACGGCGCGACGATCGTCTTCGTCACCCACTCCATCGACGAGGCGGTGCTGCTCGCCGACCGGGTGGTGGTACTCAGCCCGCGCCCCGGCCGGCTCCGCAAGATCGTCGAGGTGACCGTGCCCCGCCCCCGCACCCTCGGCCGCAACGCCCACCTGGCCGATGTCGCCCAGATCAGCGCCGACCTGCACGAACTGCTGATGGAACGCGACCAGCCGGCGACCGCCGCCGCCGAGGGGCGATGA
- the thiS gene encoding sulfur carrier protein ThiS, whose translation MELMVNGAGRSVPDGVTVAELVQRITPQHRGVAVAVNGEVVPRTGWPATVLRGGDRVEVLSAAQGG comes from the coding sequence ATGGAACTGATGGTGAACGGTGCCGGGCGCAGCGTGCCGGACGGAGTCACGGTCGCCGAGCTGGTCCAGCGGATCACCCCGCAACACCGCGGCGTGGCGGTGGCGGTGAACGGCGAGGTGGTGCCGCGTACCGGTTGGCCGGCGACGGTGCTGCGCGGCGGCGACCGGGTCGAGGTCCTCAGCGCCGCGCAGGGCGGGTGA
- a CDS encoding LLM class F420-dependent oxidoreductase — protein MRVAVFTEPHRGASYDDQLRFARLAEQGGYDGFFRADHYQSMGDEPGLPGPTDAWLTLAALARETSRIRLGTLVSSATFRLPGPLAVMVAQVDQMSGGRVELGIGAGWYAREHLSYGIPFPDTRERFDRLAEQLDVITGLWRTPLGETFSYTGEHYQLADAPALPKPVQTPGPPVIIGGRGARRTPELAARYADEFNMPFTSVEQTGAAYERVREAAERVGRAESGRGALLFSAGIVVAIGRTDAQAQRRAAPLHAKSALPPENPVVGSPGQLVDRIGEFAKLGTERVHLRLTDLTDLDHLELIAAEVLPQLNGSR, from the coding sequence ATGCGGGTGGCGGTCTTCACGGAGCCGCACCGCGGCGCCAGCTACGACGACCAGCTCCGCTTCGCCCGCCTCGCCGAGCAGGGCGGGTACGACGGCTTCTTCCGGGCCGACCACTACCAGAGCATGGGCGACGAGCCGGGGCTACCCGGACCGACCGACGCCTGGCTCACCCTCGCCGCGCTCGCCCGGGAGACCAGCCGGATCCGCCTGGGCACCCTGGTCAGCTCGGCGACCTTCCGGCTACCCGGGCCGCTGGCGGTGATGGTGGCGCAGGTGGACCAGATGAGCGGCGGCCGGGTCGAGCTGGGCATCGGAGCCGGCTGGTACGCCCGTGAGCATCTCTCGTACGGCATCCCGTTCCCGGACACCAGGGAACGCTTCGACCGCCTCGCCGAGCAACTCGACGTGATCACCGGCCTGTGGCGCACCCCGTTGGGCGAGACGTTCAGCTACACCGGTGAGCACTACCAACTGGCCGACGCGCCGGCCCTGCCCAAGCCGGTGCAGACCCCCGGGCCTCCGGTGATCATCGGCGGCCGGGGGGCCAGGCGCACCCCGGAACTGGCCGCCCGGTACGCCGACGAGTTCAACATGCCGTTCACAAGCGTCGAGCAGACCGGTGCGGCGTACGAGCGGGTGCGGGAGGCGGCCGAACGGGTCGGCCGCGCCGAGAGCGGGCGCGGTGCGCTGCTGTTCTCCGCCGGCATCGTGGTGGCCATCGGCCGGACGGACGCGCAAGCCCAGCGGCGGGCCGCGCCGCTGCACGCCAAGAGCGCCCTGCCGCCCGAGAATCCGGTGGTCGGTTCGCCGGGACAGCTTGTCGACCGGATCGGTGAGTTCGCAAAGCTCGGCACCGAGCGGGTTCACCTACGCCTGACCGACCTCACCGACCTGGATCACCTGGAACTCATCGCCGCCGAGGTGCTTCCCCAACTGAACGGATCACGATGA
- the thiC gene encoding phosphomethylpyrimidine synthase ThiC has protein sequence MQARRKVYVEGSRPDLRVPFAEVELTGDNPPVRLYDTSGPGSDPEVGLPPLRGPWIAERGDVAPVRGAGTPLGGTEGKRPTQLAYARAGIVTPEMEFVALREGRSPEFVRDEIAAGRAVLPLNINHPECEPAIIGKAFLVKVNANIGTSAVSSSVAEEVEKLTWATRWGADTVMDLSTGKRIHETREAIVRNSPVPIGTVPIYQALEKVGGDPVKLSWEVFRDTVIEQAEQGVDYMTVHAGVLLPYVPLAVDRVTGIVSRGGSIMAAWCLAHHEENFLYTNFRELCEILARYDVTFSLGDGLRPGSIADANDEAQFAELRTLGELTKIAWEYDVQVMIEGPGHVPMHKIKENVDLQQEWCHEAPFYTLGPLTTDIAPAYDHITSAIGAAMIGMFGTAMLCYVTPKEHLGLPDRDDVKAGVIAYKIAAHAADLAKGHPGAQAWDDALSKARFEFRWSDQFNLSLDPETARSYHDATLPAEPAKTAHFCSMCGPKFCSMKITQDLKEYAARGMKDKSEEFLAAGSRVYLPLA, from the coding sequence ATGCAGGCACGTCGCAAGGTGTACGTCGAGGGATCGCGGCCGGATCTCCGGGTGCCGTTCGCGGAGGTGGAGCTGACCGGCGACAACCCGCCGGTGCGGCTCTACGACACCTCCGGGCCGGGTTCCGATCCGGAGGTCGGTTTGCCTCCGCTGCGCGGGCCGTGGATCGCCGAGCGGGGCGACGTGGCGCCGGTACGCGGCGCCGGTACCCCGCTGGGCGGGACGGAGGGGAAGCGGCCGACGCAGCTCGCGTACGCCCGCGCCGGGATCGTCACGCCGGAGATGGAGTTCGTGGCGCTCCGGGAGGGCAGGTCGCCGGAGTTCGTCCGGGACGAGATCGCGGCCGGGCGGGCGGTGCTCCCGCTCAACATCAATCACCCCGAGTGTGAACCAGCGATCATCGGCAAGGCCTTCCTGGTCAAGGTCAACGCCAACATCGGCACCTCGGCGGTGAGCTCCTCGGTGGCGGAGGAGGTGGAGAAGCTGACCTGGGCCACCCGCTGGGGAGCGGACACGGTGATGGATCTCTCCACCGGCAAGCGGATCCACGAGACCCGCGAGGCGATCGTGCGCAACTCGCCGGTGCCGATCGGCACGGTGCCCATCTACCAGGCGCTGGAGAAGGTCGGCGGGGACCCGGTGAAGCTGAGCTGGGAGGTGTTCCGGGACACCGTGATCGAGCAGGCCGAGCAGGGTGTGGACTACATGACCGTGCACGCCGGTGTGCTGCTGCCGTACGTGCCGCTGGCGGTGGACCGGGTGACCGGCATCGTGTCCCGAGGCGGGTCGATCATGGCTGCCTGGTGCCTGGCGCACCACGAGGAGAACTTCCTCTACACCAACTTCCGCGAGCTCTGCGAGATCCTGGCCCGCTACGACGTGACCTTCTCGCTCGGCGACGGGCTGCGGCCCGGTTCGATCGCGGACGCCAACGACGAGGCGCAGTTCGCCGAGCTGCGTACCCTGGGCGAGTTGACCAAGATTGCCTGGGAGTACGACGTCCAGGTCATGATCGAGGGTCCGGGGCACGTGCCGATGCACAAGATCAAGGAGAACGTCGACCTCCAGCAGGAGTGGTGCCACGAGGCGCCGTTCTACACGCTCGGCCCGCTGACCACCGACATCGCGCCCGCGTACGACCACATCACCTCCGCCATCGGTGCGGCGATGATCGGCATGTTCGGCACCGCGATGCTCTGCTACGTCACCCCGAAGGAGCACCTGGGGCTGCCCGACCGGGATGACGTGAAGGCCGGCGTGATCGCGTACAAGATCGCGGCGCACGCGGCGGACCTGGCCAAGGGGCACCCGGGCGCGCAGGCGTGGGACGACGCGCTCTCCAAGGCGCGGTTCGAGTTCCGCTGGTCCGACCAGTTCAACCTCTCCCTGGACCCGGAAACCGCCCGGTCGTATCACGACGCGACGCTGCCCGCCGAGCCGGCGAAGACGGCCCACTTCTGCTCGATGTGCGGGCCGAAGTTCTGCTCCATGAAGATCACTCAGGATCTCAAGGAGTACGCCGCCCGCGGCATGAAGGACAAGTCGGAGGAGTTCCTCGCCGCCGGCTCCCGCGTCTACCTGCCCCTAGCCTGA
- a CDS encoding thiazole synthase has product MKVETTDLPAGGEADFELGGVRFDSRLILGTGGAANLHVLEQAIRASGTELVTLALRRVDTVPGGSGGLLDLLDRCGVRLLPNTAGCYTASEAVKVAHLARDAFDTDWIKLEVIGDERTLLPDGVELLRAAEELVADGFTVLPYTSDDPILARRLADVGCAAVMPAGSPIGSGLGVANPHHIRLIRQSVEVPVILDAGIGTASDAALAMELGCDAVLLASAVTRAADPVAMATAMRHAVAAGRLASVAGRIPRRFHALASTPDEGRPEL; this is encoded by the coding sequence GTGAAGGTCGAGACAACGGACCTCCCGGCGGGCGGCGAGGCGGACTTCGAGCTGGGCGGTGTGCGGTTCGACTCCCGGCTGATCCTGGGCACCGGCGGGGCAGCCAACCTGCACGTGTTGGAGCAGGCCATCCGGGCCTCCGGCACCGAGCTGGTCACCCTGGCGCTGCGCCGGGTGGACACCGTCCCGGGCGGCTCGGGCGGCCTGCTGGACCTGCTGGACCGGTGCGGCGTACGGCTGTTGCCGAACACGGCCGGGTGTTACACGGCGAGCGAGGCGGTCAAGGTGGCTCACCTGGCCCGGGACGCGTTCGACACCGACTGGATCAAGCTGGAGGTGATCGGCGACGAGCGGACGCTGCTGCCCGACGGGGTGGAGCTGCTGCGCGCCGCCGAGGAACTGGTCGCCGACGGCTTCACCGTGCTGCCGTACACCTCGGACGATCCGATCCTGGCCCGCCGGCTCGCCGATGTCGGCTGCGCGGCGGTGATGCCGGCCGGATCGCCGATCGGATCCGGGCTCGGGGTCGCCAATCCGCACCACATCCGGCTGATCCGGCAGAGCGTCGAGGTGCCGGTGATCCTGGACGCCGGCATCGGCACCGCCTCCGACGCGGCGCTGGCCATGGAGCTGGGCTGCGACGCCGTGCTGCTGGCCAGCGCGGTCACCCGCGCCGCGGATCCGGTGGCGATGGCCACCGCGATGCGCCACGCCGTCGCCGCCGGTCGCCTCGCCTCGGTCGCCGGCCGCATCCCGCGTCGCTTCCACGCCCTTGCCTCCACCCCCGACGAAGGCCGTCCCGAGCTGTGA
- a CDS encoding ABC transporter permease, with amino-acid sequence MTDVRPRQPEAALAPAPSQAAPRGRRWRPGDLRSVASAALLPAAGLLIALALWWLVAQLELIHPAALPPPADVLAAFAERPERLLAHTRDTTGEILVGFLLSAVAGVLLGLALAASRTVERMFTPLLVAINAVPKITLGPLLVVALGWGQKPILTMVFLLCFFPIVLSTATGLTTTPAELAELVRSYNASRWQTFRKVRFPAALPQIFVGLKVAMPLAAIGAVIGEFQAGEGGLGYVIQQYAGIGDTATAWAAIMLVALVSILLYSALVLIERRSLPWLRETTSSR; translated from the coding sequence ATGACCGACGTCCGCCCACGGCAGCCGGAGGCGGCGCTGGCACCCGCGCCGTCCCAGGCGGCACCGCGTGGCCGGCGGTGGCGCCCCGGCGACCTGCGGTCCGTCGCCAGCGCGGCGCTGTTGCCGGCCGCCGGTCTGCTGATCGCCCTTGCGCTCTGGTGGCTGGTCGCCCAGTTGGAGCTGATCCATCCCGCGGCCCTGCCGCCCCCCGCAGACGTGCTGGCCGCCTTCGCCGAACGGCCGGAGCGGCTGCTGGCGCACACCCGCGACACCACCGGCGAGATCCTGGTCGGCTTCCTGCTCTCCGCGGTGGCCGGGGTGCTGCTCGGCCTGGCGCTGGCCGCCTCTCGGACGGTCGAGCGGATGTTCACCCCGCTGCTGGTCGCCATCAACGCGGTGCCGAAGATCACCCTCGGACCGCTGTTGGTGGTGGCGCTCGGCTGGGGTCAGAAACCCATTCTGACGATGGTCTTCCTGCTGTGCTTCTTCCCGATCGTGCTCTCCACCGCGACCGGGTTGACCACCACTCCGGCGGAGCTGGCCGAGCTGGTGCGCTCCTACAACGCCTCCCGCTGGCAAACCTTCCGCAAGGTGCGCTTCCCGGCCGCGTTGCCGCAGATCTTCGTCGGCCTCAAGGTGGCCATGCCGCTGGCCGCGATCGGCGCGGTGATCGGTGAGTTCCAGGCCGGTGAGGGTGGCCTCGGTTACGTCATCCAGCAGTACGCGGGCATCGGCGACACCGCCACCGCCTGGGCGGCGATCATGTTGGTCGCCCTGGTCAGCATCCTGCTCTACAGCGCGCTGGTGCTCATCGAGCGGCGTAGCCTGCCCTGGCTGCGGGAAACCACCTCCAGCCGCTGA
- the thiD gene encoding bifunctional hydroxymethylpyrimidine kinase/phosphomethylpyrimidine kinase, with amino-acid sequence MTPTTVLTVAGSDSGAGAGIQADLKVFAALGAYGTSVLTAITAQNTRGVDAVLPLPPQTVTDQLDSVLSDFAVRAVKTGMLGTPAVAGAIADAAAAGRLPELVVDPVLVATSGHRLGVVEAVERLLPYARLATPNVAEAAALTGAPVTSVEEMATAARALVAAGSEWVVVTGGDVTVGDEAVDVLHGPDGTTVLRGPRVPTRHTHGTGCSFSAAVTVRLALGDPVPAAVAAAKQYVTRALTGGRDWELGAGRGPLDHFGWSA; translated from the coding sequence GTGACCCCCACCACCGTGCTCACCGTGGCCGGCTCGGACTCCGGCGCTGGTGCGGGCATCCAGGCTGACCTGAAGGTCTTCGCCGCGCTGGGCGCGTACGGCACGAGCGTGCTCACCGCGATCACCGCCCAGAACACCAGGGGTGTGGACGCGGTCCTGCCGCTGCCTCCGCAGACGGTCACCGACCAGCTCGACAGCGTGCTGTCGGACTTCGCGGTGCGGGCGGTCAAGACCGGAATGCTCGGCACCCCGGCCGTGGCGGGCGCGATCGCCGACGCGGCGGCGGCCGGCCGACTGCCGGAGCTGGTCGTCGACCCGGTGCTGGTCGCCACCAGCGGGCACCGGCTCGGCGTGGTGGAGGCGGTGGAGCGGCTGTTGCCGTACGCCCGGCTGGCGACCCCGAACGTCGCGGAGGCCGCCGCCCTCACCGGAGCGCCGGTGACGAGCGTCGAGGAGATGGCGACGGCGGCACGGGCACTTGTGGCCGCCGGGTCGGAATGGGTGGTGGTGACCGGCGGGGATGTGACGGTCGGGGACGAGGCGGTGGATGTGCTGCACGGTCCGGACGGGACGACCGTGTTGCGCGGCCCGCGGGTGCCGACCCGGCACACCCACGGGACGGGGTGCTCGTTTTCGGCGGCCGTCACCGTACGGCTGGCGCTGGGTGATCCGGTGCCGGCGGCGGTCGCGGCGGCAAAGCAGTACGTCACCCGCGCGCTGACCGGCGGGCGGGACTGGGAGTTGGGTGCGGGACGCGGTCCGCTGGACCACTTCGGCTGGTCCGCCTGA
- a CDS encoding ABC transporter substrate-binding protein: MTPFRSATATVLASAMLATTLTGCQFGGQEQDTSPIVIAADLELSGAAVGAGTAYRQAMELKIEQLNASGALNGRSIKLVWKDNRSDASESLRNIAEFSNDPQVSAIIMGGCNECAIGAVRTVNEKQIPTIALAAADAVANPVADRRYVFKLAPNPADNAGALTIELSRRSIDTVGLLRTDDPYGREGTEALRRELDKAGIEVLAEATVRGTDTEVDRQVSQLTSTNPEALVIWTPPEQAMLAATAARRTDFDGGLYLDALAAGDLFLGPSARAAERSTLIFTQTMVIDDVIATTPAKAARRQWFQDYTARFGGYHGSSSFAADAVQLIADAELRSGGPAGKVDREGIRNVLETSQLDGLSGPIRMTPDNHSGLMPQALTTLVARNGRWRLAS; the protein is encoded by the coding sequence TTGACCCCGTTCCGCTCCGCGACCGCCACCGTGCTCGCGTCGGCCATGCTGGCCACCACCCTCACCGGCTGCCAGTTCGGCGGGCAGGAGCAGGACACCTCACCCATCGTCATCGCCGCTGACCTGGAACTGTCCGGTGCGGCGGTCGGCGCCGGCACGGCGTACCGGCAGGCGATGGAGTTGAAGATCGAGCAGCTGAACGCCTCTGGCGCGCTGAACGGCCGGTCGATCAAACTCGTGTGGAAGGACAACCGGTCCGACGCCAGCGAGTCGCTGCGCAACATCGCCGAATTCAGCAACGACCCGCAGGTGAGCGCCATCATTATGGGCGGCTGCAACGAGTGCGCGATCGGCGCGGTCCGCACCGTCAACGAGAAGCAGATTCCCACAATCGCGCTCGCCGCGGCCGACGCGGTGGCCAACCCGGTGGCGGACCGCCGCTACGTGTTCAAGCTGGCGCCCAACCCCGCCGACAACGCCGGGGCGCTCACCATCGAGCTGAGCCGACGCAGCATCGACACGGTCGGGTTGCTGCGCACCGACGACCCGTACGGGCGGGAGGGCACCGAGGCGCTGCGCCGCGAGCTCGACAAGGCGGGCATCGAGGTGCTGGCCGAGGCGACGGTCCGGGGCACCGACACCGAGGTGGACCGGCAGGTCAGCCAGCTGACCTCGACAAACCCCGAGGCGCTGGTCATCTGGACCCCGCCGGAGCAGGCCATGCTGGCCGCCACCGCGGCCCGACGGACCGACTTCGACGGCGGCCTCTACCTGGACGCACTGGCGGCGGGGGACCTCTTCCTCGGCCCCTCGGCCCGGGCCGCCGAACGATCGACCCTGATCTTCACCCAGACGATGGTGATCGACGACGTCATCGCCACCACGCCCGCGAAGGCCGCCCGTCGGCAGTGGTTCCAGGACTACACCGCCCGCTTCGGCGGCTACCACGGTTCGTCGTCCTTCGCCGCAGACGCCGTCCAGCTCATCGCCGACGCCGAGCTACGCTCCGGCGGGCCGGCCGGCAAGGTCGACCGGGAGGGCATCCGGAACGTGCTGGAGACCTCGCAGTTGGACGGACTCTCCGGGCCGATCCGGATGACGCCGGACAACCACTCCGGGCTGATGCCCCAGGCGCTTACCACGCTTGTGGCCCGTAACGGTCGGTGGCGACTGGCCAGCTGA
- a CDS encoding ABC transporter substrate-binding protein, producing MKRLTRTVAAATMATALALVSAACGSDDADDKGGVGSSLEQVTYLTSFGNFGRDSYAWVAKEKGFFKDAGFEVDIKPGQGTGGVIQTIVGGQAQFGPIDLTGGLLQLGNGDAKDFVAVAAIQQRTMAAIATVEGTGINTPKDLEGKTLADTPGSVVRNLFPTYARMAGIDYAKVKWVNGEAQTLMGTLASGSVDGIGQFVVGQPTIEAVTKKKAVLLPYSNVMQDLYGNVLITSKQYASEKPEQVKRFTEALLKGLEYALANPQEAAQILAKNAEAVNPEAAAAELQLMAGYVRSSNSGTALGTLDSGRVAKSIAILRGAGALKTDLTPDQIIDFNLAPKA from the coding sequence ATGAAAAGGCTGACCCGTACGGTCGCCGCGGCCACCATGGCCACCGCGCTCGCCCTGGTCTCCGCCGCGTGCGGCTCCGACGACGCCGACGACAAGGGCGGTGTGGGCTCGTCCCTGGAGCAGGTGACCTACCTGACCTCCTTCGGCAACTTCGGGCGTGACTCCTACGCCTGGGTGGCCAAGGAGAAGGGGTTCTTCAAGGACGCCGGCTTCGAGGTGGACATCAAACCCGGGCAGGGCACCGGTGGGGTGATCCAGACGATCGTCGGTGGCCAGGCCCAGTTCGGTCCGATCGACCTGACCGGTGGCCTGCTCCAGCTCGGCAACGGTGACGCCAAGGACTTCGTCGCGGTGGCCGCCATCCAGCAGCGCACCATGGCCGCCATCGCCACCGTCGAGGGCACCGGCATCAACACCCCGAAGGACCTGGAGGGCAAGACGCTCGCCGACACCCCCGGCTCGGTGGTCCGCAACCTCTTCCCGACGTACGCGCGAATGGCGGGCATCGACTACGCCAAGGTGAAGTGGGTCAACGGCGAGGCGCAGACGCTCATGGGCACGCTCGCCTCCGGCTCGGTGGACGGCATCGGCCAGTTCGTCGTCGGCCAGCCGACCATCGAGGCAGTGACCAAGAAGAAGGCCGTCCTGCTGCCGTACAGCAACGTGATGCAGGACCTCTACGGCAACGTGCTGATCACCTCCAAGCAGTACGCCAGCGAGAAGCCGGAGCAGGTCAAGCGGTTCACCGAGGCGCTACTCAAGGGCCTGGAGTACGCCCTGGCGAACCCGCAGGAGGCCGCCCAGATCCTGGCCAAGAACGCCGAGGCGGTGAACCCCGAGGCGGCTGCCGCCGAGCTTCAGCTGATGGCCGGGTACGTCCGCTCCAGCAACTCCGGCACCGCACTGGGCACGCTGGACAGCGGCCGGGTCGCCAAGAGCATCGCGATCCTGCGCGGTGCCGGCGCGCTGAAGACGGACCTCACCCCGGACCAGATCATCGACTTCAATCTCGCGCCGAAGGCCTGA
- a CDS encoding cupin has product MTQPSLDPHSPGADLVLGPVGQEIVFENDRVRVWHIRLEPGEGQPLHRHDHPYLVVAVQGAKNVIQTVDGVKIDADEPTGGVVYRDPGAVHMLTNVGDTTYLARLIELK; this is encoded by the coding sequence ATGACCCAACCGTCGCTCGACCCCCACTCCCCCGGGGCAGACCTCGTCCTCGGACCGGTGGGTCAGGAGATCGTCTTCGAGAACGACCGGGTCCGGGTCTGGCACATCCGGCTGGAGCCGGGTGAAGGGCAGCCGCTGCACCGGCACGACCACCCGTACCTCGTGGTGGCCGTACAGGGCGCGAAGAACGTGATCCAGACCGTCGACGGCGTCAAGATCGACGCGGACGAGCCGACCGGCGGGGTGGTCTACCGCGATCCGGGAGCGGTGCACATGCTGACGAACGTCGGCGACACCACGTACCTGGCCCGGCTCATCGAGCTCAAGTAA